The Bacteroidales bacterium genome has a window encoding:
- a CDS encoding TrkA family potassium uptake protein, protein MNFIVIGLGNFGASLAKRLTALGHDVIGVDKELEKVEFFKDVITNTISMDITDIHALKTLPLKDCDMVIVCIGDDFGSSVKTTALLKKLGVTNLYGRESSLIHKTVLNAIGVTNTINPEYDTAFVFAEKLIMTGVISIFSITDELKIAEINLPEEWIGKKLDEVDKTNIQGIDIVSLKFPDPKGSRQLPEKWVAISVNKCKPEMLLENGMRLVIQGSKKEIMNFMRM, encoded by the coding sequence ATGAATTTTATTGTGATCGGACTTGGTAATTTCGGCGCTTCGCTGGCAAAAAGACTTACAGCACTTGGCCATGATGTAATTGGTGTTGATAAAGAACTTGAAAAAGTTGAGTTTTTCAAGGATGTGATTACAAACACCATCAGTATGGATATTACCGATATCCATGCATTGAAAACCCTGCCGTTGAAAGATTGTGATATGGTAATCGTTTGCATCGGTGATGATTTCGGTTCATCAGTGAAAACAACGGCACTGCTTAAAAAGCTGGGAGTTACCAACCTCTACGGACGTGAAAGCTCCCTTATTCATAAAACGGTTTTAAATGCAATAGGCGTTACGAACACGATCAATCCTGAATATGATACGGCATTTGTATTCGCAGAAAAACTCATAATGACAGGTGTAATCAGTATTTTCAGCATTACGGATGAATTGAAGATTGCTGAAATCAACCTTCCTGAAGAATGGATCGGCAAAAAACTCGATGAAGTAGACAAGACAAATATCCAGGGAATCGACATTGTATCGCTTAAATTTCCCGACCCCAAAGGGTCCCGGCAACTCCCTGAAAAATGGGTTGCGATCAGTGTAAACAAATGCAAGCCTGAAATGCTTCTGGAAAACGGGATGAGACTGGTTATCCAGGGAAGTAAAAAAGAGATCATGAATTTCATGAGAATGTAA
- a CDS encoding PAS domain-containing sensor histidine kinase, whose product MLFLNQFNLNIWEYGLIDSVLLVLLLFPALYFAFFKPFRKVLSVYHEAEKSIRKSEERYKTIFENVQDVYYEVNATGTILEVSPSIREFSKGQYTREELIGTSVYALYNDTHMRDVLFELIKVTGELRDYEITLKNKDGSILQCSLSSRLFFTETGIPSKIIGMMRDISARKEIEQNIKQKNEELRVINSEKDKFFSIIAHDLRSPFNAFIGLTELMSRKAKNMNADEMQQFAVTINSSALNLYSLLENLLLWAGNQQGTVPFNPQWMVIKPHLNRAIADLKQAAHSKEISVSVQINDKLKMYADENAFQTIIRNLLSNSIKFTCRGGSIALSARSIDQKRIEISCEDTGIGMDARIMERLFKIDNKINRLGTEGELSSGLGLLLCKDFVEKHGGSISVSSEPGKGSNFTFII is encoded by the coding sequence ATGTTGTTTCTCAACCAATTCAATCTCAATATCTGGGAATACGGACTGATTGACTCGGTTCTTCTTGTTTTGCTGCTTTTCCCGGCTTTATATTTTGCTTTTTTTAAACCATTCAGAAAAGTACTTTCAGTGTATCATGAAGCTGAAAAGAGTATCCGTAAAAGTGAAGAAAGGTATAAGACAATATTTGAGAATGTGCAGGATGTTTACTATGAGGTAAACGCCACAGGTACCATTCTGGAAGTAAGTCCCTCTATCCGGGAATTTTCAAAAGGTCAGTATACCCGTGAGGAACTTATCGGAACATCGGTGTATGCTTTGTATAATGACACACACATGAGAGACGTACTTTTTGAATTGATAAAAGTAACCGGAGAACTCAGAGACTATGAAATAACGCTTAAAAACAAGGATGGCTCAATTTTGCAATGTTCGCTTTCATCGCGCTTGTTTTTTACCGAAACCGGGATCCCATCTAAAATAATCGGAATGATGCGTGATATCTCGGCAAGAAAGGAGATTGAACAAAACATCAAACAGAAGAATGAAGAGCTCCGTGTGATTAATTCCGAAAAGGACAAATTTTTCTCAATTATAGCGCATGATTTGCGCAGTCCCTTCAATGCTTTTATTGGTCTTACCGAATTAATGTCGCGTAAAGCAAAAAACATGAATGCGGATGAAATGCAACAGTTCGCCGTAACAATTAATTCTTCAGCACTTAATTTATACAGCCTTCTGGAGAATTTGCTGTTGTGGGCAGGGAATCAACAGGGAACGGTTCCATTCAATCCTCAATGGATGGTAATAAAACCGCATCTGAACCGCGCCATTGCCGATTTGAAACAGGCGGCACATTCAAAAGAAATATCCGTTTCAGTTCAGATCAACGATAAGCTGAAAATGTATGCTGATGAAAATGCTTTTCAGACCATAATCAGGAACCTACTTTCCAATTCAATTAAATTTACCTGCCGGGGAGGCAGCATCGCACTATCAGCCAGGTCGATCGATCAAAAAAGAATTGAAATATCCTGTGAAGATACAGGGATAGGAATGGATGCCCGTATTATGGAAAGGCTTTTCAAAATAGACAATAAGATAAACCGGCTTGGAACCGAAGGTGAGCTAAGCTCAGGACTTGGTTTATTGTTATGTAAGGATTTTGTTGAAAAGCATGGCGGCAGCATATCCGTTTCCAGTGAACCTGGAAAGGGAAGTAATTTTACATTTATTATATAG
- a CDS encoding efflux RND transporter permease subunit, whose protein sequence is MFFNRLVRYFLYNRLITVLLLAAFIVLGIIFAPFDWNAGFMPRDPVPVDAIPDIGENQQIIATEWMGRSPKDIQDQVTYPLTTALLGIPGVQTIRSTSMFGMSFIYIIFKDNIEFYWSRSRILEKLNSLPSGTLPEGVQPSLGPDATALGQIFWYTLEGRDPETGQPNGGWDPQELRTIQDFYVKYGLSSAEGVSEVASIGGFVKEYQVDLNPEALKAFSVTIMDVMNAVRKSNLDIGAETVELNHVEYIIRGLGYVKNLSDLELSVVAVRNNVPVRIKDIAHVSFGPATRRGGLDKSGSEAVGAVVVARYGSNPMEVINNIKEKIKEIDAGLPRKTLPDGSVSKVTVVPFYDRTGLIKETIGTLQSALSHEILISIIVIIVLVVNLRASLIVAGLLPIGVLMAFILMRLFGVDANIVALSGIAIAIGVMVDIGIVDVENILRHLEMPENKGVKGKKLMEVIYSATTEVRSAVVTSIATTIVSFLPVFAMQAAEGKLFRPLAFTKTFALVSAFILGIVVLPTAVHVLFNIKVDRKKIRQVLNYLLIAAGIILTYLWHTGLALALTAVGVNNLLAYRWTSEKKEYPNYINIGIAVFTAVYFLSMEWLPLGAHNNALVNFLFVAVIISLILSVLWLMVHYYEPVLRWGLENKAKFLALPAFVLFFGILVWLGFGRVFGFAAAGFEKLGFRNFRQTALWQAPTRAFPGTGKEFMPSLNEGSFLLMPTSMPHSSIEKNLEYIETLDKRLSAIPEVDLAVGKWGRVNSALDPAPVQMFENTINYRPEYILDEHGHRMRFRVDGNGNFVLRNGGVYNPHDYQFRVLPADSLIPERKGEFFRQWRPGIKSPDDIWKEIVKVTRIPGLTSAPRLQPIETRLIMLSTGMRAPMGLKVYGPDLETIEKAGIQFEHALRDVPSINAPSVFYDRAVGAPYIEIELNREAMARYGMSISDVQEILQVAVGGMSLSNSVEGRERFPIRVRYARELRDNPEDIRRILVPAMNGVQVPLGEIASVNYSRGAQMIRSENTFLTGYVIFDKLEGKAEVDVVHEADRILKDKIASGALILPPGVSYKFAGNYEHQVRATRRLAIVIPLSLILILLLLFFQFRTITASVIHFSGVFVAFAGGFIMIWLYSQPWFLNFSVAGIGMRELFQMHTINLSVAVWVGFIALFGIATNDGVIMGTYIHQVFEQKHPSSVSEVREAVLEAGKKRVRPAMMTTAVAVIALLPVLTSTGKGADIMVPMAIPTFGGMVIQVMTIFVVPLFQAIWRENAVKKNPLHHEDR, encoded by the coding sequence ATGTTTTTTAACCGACTGGTAAGGTATTTCCTGTATAACCGGCTGATAACCGTTTTATTGCTGGCAGCTTTTATTGTACTGGGAATTATATTTGCCCCGTTTGACTGGAATGCAGGCTTTATGCCGCGCGATCCGGTTCCTGTTGATGCCATTCCCGATATAGGAGAAAATCAGCAGATCATTGCAACCGAATGGATGGGCAGGTCACCGAAAGACATTCAGGACCAGGTGACTTATCCGTTGACAACGGCATTGCTCGGAATCCCCGGTGTTCAGACGATCCGGAGTACTTCCATGTTCGGAATGTCGTTTATATATATCATTTTCAAGGATAATATTGAATTTTACTGGAGCAGGTCAAGGATTCTTGAAAAGCTTAATTCCCTTCCTTCCGGAACGCTCCCTGAAGGGGTACAGCCTTCACTCGGACCGGATGCCACAGCTCTTGGCCAGATTTTCTGGTATACCCTGGAAGGTAGGGATCCGGAAACAGGTCAACCCAACGGTGGCTGGGATCCGCAGGAGTTAAGGACAATCCAGGATTTTTATGTTAAGTATGGCCTGTCGTCGGCAGAAGGTGTTTCTGAAGTCGCTTCAATCGGCGGATTTGTCAAAGAATACCAGGTTGATCTTAACCCGGAAGCCCTTAAGGCATTTAGTGTAACCATTATGGATGTGATGAATGCCGTAAGGAAAAGCAACCTGGATATAGGTGCGGAAACAGTTGAACTGAATCATGTCGAATACATCATCCGCGGTCTCGGTTATGTGAAAAATCTTTCTGACCTTGAACTATCGGTTGTTGCTGTCAGAAATAACGTCCCCGTCAGAATTAAAGACATTGCCCATGTCAGTTTCGGTCCGGCCACAAGAAGAGGCGGGCTTGACAAATCGGGCAGTGAAGCGGTAGGCGCCGTTGTGGTGGCCAGGTACGGCTCGAATCCGATGGAGGTTATCAATAATATCAAGGAGAAAATAAAGGAAATTGATGCAGGACTTCCCCGTAAAACGCTGCCTGACGGATCGGTTTCAAAAGTCACCGTGGTTCCGTTTTACGATCGGACAGGATTAATAAAAGAAACCATTGGTACACTGCAGTCCGCTTTATCTCATGAAATTCTGATCAGCATCATTGTGATCATTGTCCTGGTTGTAAACCTCAGGGCATCACTTATAGTGGCAGGGTTGCTGCCTATAGGAGTTCTGATGGCCTTTATCCTGATGCGCCTGTTCGGAGTGGATGCCAATATTGTGGCATTATCCGGAATTGCAATTGCAATTGGAGTCATGGTGGATATAGGCATCGTGGATGTGGAAAATATATTGCGCCACCTTGAGATGCCTGAAAACAAAGGGGTAAAAGGTAAAAAGCTGATGGAGGTTATTTACAGTGCAACAACAGAGGTACGATCTGCAGTGGTTACCTCAATTGCAACTACAATTGTCAGCTTTCTTCCTGTTTTTGCCATGCAGGCAGCCGAAGGGAAACTATTCAGACCTCTTGCTTTTACGAAGACTTTTGCGCTGGTCTCTGCTTTTATCCTGGGCATAGTGGTGTTGCCCACAGCGGTTCATGTACTTTTCAATATTAAAGTCGACAGGAAAAAGATCAGGCAGGTCCTCAATTACCTGCTGATAGCAGCAGGCATCATTCTTACCTATTTATGGCACACAGGCCTGGCGCTGGCACTGACGGCGGTGGGTGTAAACAATCTGCTTGCATACAGGTGGACTTCTGAAAAGAAGGAATATCCCAACTATATCAATATTGGAATAGCCGTTTTTACTGCTGTTTACTTTTTAAGTATGGAGTGGCTGCCGCTGGGTGCACACAATAACGCGCTAGTCAATTTTCTGTTCGTCGCCGTTATTATTTCCTTAATTCTTTCAGTATTGTGGCTCATGGTCCATTATTATGAACCTGTTCTCCGCTGGGGCCTTGAAAACAAAGCCAAATTCCTTGCACTGCCTGCATTTGTTCTCTTTTTCGGAATCCTCGTATGGCTTGGTTTCGGAAGGGTATTCGGTTTCGCAGCCGCAGGTTTTGAAAAACTCGGTTTTAGAAATTTCAGGCAGACAGCATTGTGGCAGGCTCCAACCCGCGCTTTTCCGGGTACGGGTAAAGAATTTATGCCTTCGCTTAACGAGGGATCCTTTCTGCTGATGCCCACCAGTATGCCGCATTCAAGCATAGAAAAGAATCTTGAATACATTGAGACTCTTGATAAACGGTTGTCTGCCATACCCGAAGTGGACCTGGCAGTGGGAAAATGGGGAAGGGTGAATTCCGCCCTTGATCCTGCCCCTGTGCAGATGTTTGAAAATACGATCAATTACAGACCCGAATATATACTGGATGAACACGGCCATCGAATGCGGTTCAGGGTAGATGGTAACGGAAATTTCGTTTTAAGGAACGGTGGCGTTTACAATCCACACGACTATCAGTTTCGGGTGCTTCCTGCAGACAGCCTTATACCCGAAAGGAAGGGGGAATTTTTCAGGCAATGGAGGCCCGGGATCAAATCACCGGATGACATCTGGAAAGAAATCGTAAAAGTCACCCGCATTCCGGGACTTACATCGGCACCAAGGCTGCAGCCGATTGAGACGAGGCTGATCATGCTGTCAACCGGAATGAGGGCTCCGATGGGACTTAAAGTTTACGGGCCCGACCTCGAGACAATTGAGAAAGCGGGAATACAATTCGAACATGCTCTGCGTGATGTGCCATCAATCAACGCCCCATCTGTCTTTTATGACCGTGCGGTGGGAGCACCGTATATCGAAATTGAGCTGAACCGGGAGGCCATGGCCCGCTATGGAATGAGCATCAGTGACGTCCAGGAAATATTACAGGTTGCCGTAGGCGGCATGTCGCTCAGCAATTCCGTTGAAGGAAGGGAAAGGTTCCCGATCCGCGTCAGATACGCAAGGGAACTGAGGGACAATCCCGAAGACATCAGGCGCATCCTGGTTCCGGCGATGAATGGCGTGCAGGTGCCCCTGGGGGAAATTGCCAGTGTCAACTATTCCCGTGGTGCACAAATGATCCGAAGTGAAAATACCTTTCTCACCGGTTATGTCATTTTTGATAAACTCGAAGGAAAAGCTGAAGTAGATGTCGTTCATGAAGCGGACAGGATCCTTAAAGACAAGATAGCATCAGGCGCTTTAATTCTGCCACCGGGAGTTTCATACAAATTTGCCGGAAACTATGAGCACCAGGTAAGGGCTACAAGGCGACTGGCGATCGTGATCCCGTTAAGCCTCATCCTTATCCTTCTGCTCCTGTTTTTCCAGTTCAGAACCATAACGGCATCCGTGATTCACTTTTCAGGAGTATTCGTAGCTTTTGCCGGAGGTTTCATCATGATCTGGCTTTACAGTCAACCCTGGTTTCTTAATTTTTCAGTAGCCGGAATCGGAATGCGGGAACTCTTCCAGATGCATACGATAAACCTCAGCGTCGCCGTTTGGGTCGGATTTATAGCTCTCTTCGGAATTGCCACAAATGACGGCGTCATCATGGGCACTTATATTCACCAGGTTTTTGAGCAAAAGCATCCGTCAAGTGTGAGCGAAGTAAGAGAAGCAGTATTGGAAGCCGGTAAAAAAAGGGTAAGGCCTGCCATGATGACGACTGCAGTGGCGGTTATTGCCCTTCTTCCGGTTCTTACGTCAACAGGCAAAGGAGCCGATATCATGGTACCCATGGCCATTCCTACTTTCGGAGGCATGGTTATACAGGTGATGACCATTTTTGTGGTTCCTCTTTTCCAGGCTATCTGGAGAGAAAATGCAGTGAAAAAAAATCCATTACATCATGAAGACAGGTAA
- a CDS encoding TolC family protein, giving the protein MKTGKFKFKIIGKLALALGLFAPAGAYSQDSLMNYLAIAARNNPVVMQYYYEYQASLKKVPQAGALPDPTVNAGVFLSPMELISGNQVAEFQLMQMFPWFGTLKSAKDEMSLMAKAKYETMEDAKLQVFYDVQRTWYEIFKLKRQYNLAANNLDILKSIERIALIRYKTAGGSNTAQQVNPSQALPNTQSPGSSMQGMGSSASAPQAAESAAMQTGSMSGSSAVFSLADLYRVQTEIGELKNSMELIKNQQNVLLATFNSYLNRPVMTAVFVPDSVIADTIPVNLELIDDSMMVHNPMLRMLDYEQQSLEARKKMNTRMGYPMIGIGLNYSVIDKSAMSESEMNGKDMIMPMVNVSVPVYRKKYRSMREETELMASATGEKIRAAANDLQTQLYLAIQTYEDSQRRIAFYSDQIVLTRKSLNILMQSFATSGTGLTDVLRTRQQLLDYQFRHTSAMADLNTSVALLKRLSGV; this is encoded by the coding sequence ATGAAGACAGGTAAGTTCAAATTCAAAATCATAGGTAAACTGGCGCTGGCCCTGGGACTTTTTGCGCCTGCCGGTGCGTATTCGCAGGACAGCCTGATGAACTACCTGGCCATTGCGGCCCGCAACAATCCTGTTGTGATGCAGTACTATTATGAATACCAGGCATCCCTTAAAAAAGTGCCCCAGGCAGGTGCTCTTCCCGACCCTACAGTGAATGCGGGTGTATTTCTTAGCCCTATGGAACTCATCAGCGGAAACCAGGTGGCCGAATTCCAGCTCATGCAGATGTTTCCGTGGTTCGGGACTTTAAAGAGTGCTAAAGATGAAATGAGCCTTATGGCGAAGGCAAAATATGAAACCATGGAAGATGCCAAGCTCCAGGTATTCTATGATGTGCAACGGACATGGTATGAGATTTTTAAGCTGAAACGGCAGTATAACCTCGCAGCCAATAACCTGGATATTCTGAAATCAATTGAACGGATTGCGCTTATCCGGTATAAGACGGCCGGAGGCAGTAATACAGCCCAACAGGTCAATCCTTCACAGGCACTTCCCAATACTCAAAGTCCGGGATCATCCATGCAGGGCATGGGCTCTTCGGCGAGTGCACCACAGGCCGCAGAAAGCGCTGCGATGCAGACCGGTTCTATGTCAGGTTCATCGGCTGTATTCAGTCTTGCTGATTTATACAGAGTTCAGACAGAGATCGGCGAACTGAAAAACAGCATGGAACTGATTAAGAACCAGCAGAATGTTCTACTGGCCACCTTTAATAGTTACCTCAACCGTCCGGTTATGACTGCAGTGTTTGTTCCTGATTCGGTAATCGCGGATACCATCCCGGTAAACCTTGAGCTGATTGATGACAGCATGATGGTTCATAATCCCATGCTCAGAATGCTGGATTATGAGCAACAATCGCTTGAAGCAAGAAAGAAAATGAATACGAGGATGGGTTATCCGATGATCGGTATCGGACTGAATTATTCGGTCATTGATAAAAGTGCCATGTCAGAATCGGAAATGAACGGTAAAGACATGATTATGCCGATGGTGAATGTGAGTGTGCCTGTTTACAGGAAAAAGTACAGGTCGATGCGTGAAGAAACCGAACTGATGGCTTCAGCAACGGGTGAAAAAATCAGGGCTGCGGCAAATGATCTTCAGACGCAGTTGTACCTGGCTATTCAGACATACGAGGACTCACAACGCCGGATTGCATTTTATTCGGACCAGATAGTACTCACACGGAAATCGCTCAATATCCTGATGCAAAGTTTTGCCACATCGGGTACAGGTTTGACTGACGTTCTCAGAACACGGCAGCAACTGCTCGATTACCAGTTCAGGCATACTTCGGCTATGGCGGATCTGAACACTTCAGTAGCTTTATTAAAAAGATTATCGGGAGTTTAA
- a CDS encoding efflux RND transporter periplasmic adaptor subunit codes for MKNKNFKYINYILFLLAGIILGWIVFHSSGKHNAEPAHVASSDEIWTCSMHPQIRMHEPGKCPICGMNLIPLEHNDEAYDSLAVYLTPEAAQLANVMTSKVTRQNPVMEVRLYGKVQADERMIQSQTAHIPGRIEDLLVSFTGEAVKKGQALVVLYSPELITAQQELIEASRTRQSQPEIYQAAREKLMHWKLSDEQIDGILQSGMTMHDFKVTSNTSGIVTRKFVNNGDHVAEGTPLYEVADLSRVWVMFDAYETDLLFLKPGDVVSFFIQALPGMNFSGKIEFIDPVIDPVTRVAKVRVEYNNAKGLLKPEMFATGLIKTNAGYHGKDLVIPKSAVLWTGTRSIVYVKKPGTEPVFSMREVTLGPVVGNSYVITAGLKEGEEIVTQGTFSVDAAAQLDGKPSMMSQ; via the coding sequence ATGAAAAACAAGAATTTTAAATACATCAATTATATCCTGTTTCTTTTGGCAGGAATTATTCTAGGCTGGATTGTATTTCATTCATCCGGGAAACACAATGCTGAACCGGCTCACGTTGCCTCATCCGATGAAATATGGACGTGCTCCATGCACCCCCAGATCAGGATGCATGAACCGGGCAAGTGCCCGATTTGCGGGATGAATCTCATTCCGCTTGAACACAATGACGAAGCCTATGATTCTCTGGCTGTTTATCTTACTCCTGAAGCGGCACAACTGGCCAATGTGATGACATCAAAGGTGACGCGACAGAACCCGGTAATGGAAGTACGATTATATGGTAAGGTTCAGGCGGATGAACGAATGATTCAGAGCCAGACAGCACATATACCAGGGCGTATTGAGGATTTACTTGTGAGTTTTACCGGTGAGGCTGTAAAAAAGGGACAGGCCCTTGTAGTGCTTTATTCTCCTGAACTGATTACGGCACAGCAGGAGTTGATTGAGGCATCAAGAACCCGGCAAAGTCAGCCTGAGATTTACCAGGCTGCAAGGGAAAAGCTGATGCACTGGAAACTTTCGGATGAGCAGATTGACGGTATTTTACAGTCGGGTATGACCATGCATGATTTCAAAGTCACTTCCAATACATCAGGCATTGTGACCAGGAAATTTGTAAACAACGGAGATCATGTGGCAGAGGGAACACCGCTTTATGAAGTGGCCGACCTCTCAAGGGTTTGGGTTATGTTTGATGCGTATGAAACCGACCTGTTGTTCCTGAAACCCGGAGATGTGGTGTCGTTCTTCATCCAGGCATTGCCGGGTATGAACTTCAGCGGAAAGATTGAATTCATTGATCCTGTGATTGACCCGGTAACCAGGGTAGCCAAAGTAAGAGTGGAATATAACAATGCAAAAGGACTGTTGAAACCCGAGATGTTCGCCACAGGACTCATCAAAACCAATGCAGGGTATCACGGAAAAGACCTTGTTATCCCAAAATCAGCAGTGTTATGGACAGGTACACGTTCGATTGTATATGTGAAAAAACCAGGAACTGAGCCTGTGTTCAGTATGCGTGAAGTCACCCTTGGGCCTGTGGTCGGCAACAGTTATGTAATCACGGCCGGTCTTAAGGAAGGAGAAGAAATTGTAACACAGGGAACATTCAGCGTAGACGCCGCGGCCCAGCTTGACGGCAAGCCCAGTATGATGTCACAATAA
- a CDS encoding RNA polymerase sigma-70 factor: MANLPSEYEKSVLERLRNGDKKSFTILFNHYYKDLVTFAFGFLHNLAVAEEIVQEVFIKLWENRYLLEIDRSLKSYLLKSVQNRCLNWINHLKIRSEFNNHILRYPVLSENETENYLLHSDLEARLQIGLEKMPVEAAQAFRMNRFENLSYPEIAEKLGVSIRTIENRISKALSFLRDELKEFLILIALLFRMF; encoded by the coding sequence ATGGCCAATCTTCCCAGCGAATATGAAAAATCAGTTCTTGAAAGATTAAGGAATGGGGATAAAAAATCCTTTACAATCCTGTTTAATCATTATTATAAGGATCTCGTCACCTTTGCGTTTGGTTTTTTACATAATCTTGCTGTCGCGGAAGAAATTGTACAGGAAGTTTTCATAAAGTTATGGGAGAACCGGTACCTTTTAGAAATTGACAGATCATTAAAGTCCTACCTGTTAAAATCGGTTCAGAATCGTTGCCTCAACTGGATCAATCATTTAAAAATCAGGTCAGAATTCAACAACCATATCCTGCGTTATCCTGTGTTGTCAGAAAATGAGACTGAAAATTACCTGCTGCATTCCGACCTGGAAGCCAGGCTTCAAATTGGTCTCGAAAAAATGCCGGTAGAAGCGGCACAGGCATTCCGGATGAACCGTTTTGAAAATTTAAGTTATCCTGAAATAGCAGAAAAATTAGGAGTATCAATAAGGACAATTGAAAACAGGATCAGTAAGGCATTATCGTTTTTACGGGATGAGCTGAAAGAATTCCTTATTTTAATTGCCCTTCTTTTTCGCATGTTTTAA
- a CDS encoding FecR domain-containing protein, with the protein MEKDHTSEIDILLNRCIQGTGSSVDFEAAEKWISESPENRIHYLHLKNISDSSVNLPVSTEQALEKVIRSVSPVNKRAYILTQFRKIAAILFFPLLVYTVWLTLNFNRENKMLENSRHTVSAAFGSYSSLTLPDGSKVWLNSGSQLSYPERFTGNNRNVYLKGEAYFEVHSDKSRPFFVNTPYFRVRATGTKFNVDTYNNQSIAAVTLVEGRVSVEQPDERSPHIADLKPGECLKYDTLMHLSSVFKTDTYKYIAWKDGKLVFRNDPLSEVVHKISMQYNVEIEILDKKTSNYRYRATFENQPLNELLELLKMSAPIDYREISPVTLPDHTFSKRKIIIYATTEN; encoded by the coding sequence ATGGAAAAAGATCACACCAGCGAAATAGATATCCTGCTTAACAGGTGCATTCAGGGAACAGGTTCCAGTGTCGATTTCGAAGCCGCTGAAAAGTGGATTTCCGAATCCCCGGAAAACAGGATACATTATCTCCATCTAAAAAATATATCTGATTCATCAGTTAATTTGCCGGTTTCAACTGAACAGGCTCTTGAAAAAGTTATCAGATCCGTAAGTCCGGTTAATAAACGCGCCTACATACTTACTCAATTCCGGAAAATTGCAGCCATACTGTTTTTCCCTCTCCTTGTCTACACAGTATGGTTGACTCTGAATTTTAACAGGGAGAACAAGATGCTGGAAAACTCCCGCCATACTGTATCAGCCGCTTTCGGTTCATATTCTTCCCTGACCTTGCCTGACGGATCAAAAGTATGGTTGAATTCAGGGAGTCAGCTTAGCTACCCTGAACGTTTTACAGGAAACAACAGGAATGTTTACCTGAAAGGTGAGGCTTATTTTGAGGTTCATTCGGACAAGAGCCGGCCTTTTTTTGTAAATACACCGTATTTTCGGGTGAGGGCAACCGGTACGAAATTTAACGTGGACACTTATAACAACCAGTCGATTGCTGCTGTAACGCTGGTTGAGGGACGGGTCTCCGTTGAACAACCAGATGAAAGGAGCCCTCATATAGCTGATCTGAAGCCGGGTGAATGCCTGAAGTATGATACACTAATGCATCTATCCTCAGTTTTTAAAACAGACACATATAAATACATAGCCTGGAAAGACGGGAAGCTTGTTTTCAGGAATGATCCGCTGAGTGAAGTAGTTCACAAGATAAGCATGCAGTATAATGTAGAGATTGAAATACTGGATAAAAAAACAAGCAATTACAGGTACAGGGCAACATTTGAAAATCAGCCCTTAAATGAGTTGCTTGAACTGTTGAAAATGTCGGCTCCTATCGATTACAGGGAAATAAGCCCTGTGACCCTTCCCGATCATACCTTTTCAAAAAGAAAGATTATAATTTACGCCACAACTGAGAATTAA